The Mytilus trossulus isolate FHL-02 chromosome 13, PNRI_Mtr1.1.1.hap1, whole genome shotgun sequence genome has a segment encoding these proteins:
- the LOC134695511 gene encoding fibrinogen C domain-containing protein 1-like, with product MIAFILCFGLLGHGLALNKNPDTEVEMPLISNDDVPLVAKLDTKNLNKAIKTYINKTMERVVMEKFSKLKSDISSKIMTDTYPRDCEDITESKSGIYRIYPSDIRGFETYCEKNIEEGGWLVFQRRQDGSVDFYRNWTDYKNGFGDLTGEFWLGNSKIHEITSKDEYELYILMEDLEGEQRYARYKTFHVGDVQSKFTLQVGGYSGNAGNSLDTGSHNGQPFSTLDRDSSSNCPKQFKGAWWYKNCQNSNLNGLYLNGSHTSFADGIEWQHWKGYYYSLKKTQMMIRRRR from the exons ATGATTGCATTTATACTTTGTTTTGGACTACTTGGGCATGGATtagctttaaataaaaatccaGATACGGAAGTTGAGATGCCACTTATTAGTAACGATGATGTTCCATTGGTTGCTAAGCTGGATACCAAAAACCTGAATAAGGCAATAAAGACctacataaataaaactatgGAAAGGGTAGTTATGGAGAAATTTTCCAAACTAAAATCGGATATATCGTCTAAAATTATGACAG ATACATATCCAAGGGATTGCGAAGATATCACAGAGTCAAAAAGTGGGATATACCGGATATATCCCTCAGATATAAGGGGATTTGAAACATACTGTGAAAAGAACATCGAAGAAGGTGGTTGGTTG GTTTTTCAGCGGAGGCAAGATGGCAGTGTTGACTTCTATCGGAACTGGACGGATTACAAGAACGGATTCGGTGACCTGACAGGAGAGTTCTGGTTAG GTAACTCCAAAATCCATGAAATCACATCAAAAGATGAATATGAACTGTACATACTTATGGAGGATCTTGAAGGAGAACAGAGATATGCGAGGTACAAGACGTTTCATGTTGGAGACGTACAGTCAAAATTTACCCTACAAGTTGGAGGATACAGCGGGAATGCAG gaaATTCGTTGGACACTGGTTCCCACAATGGTCAGCCTTTTTCAACACTAGATAGAGACAGTTCAAGTAATTGTCCAAAACAATTTAAAGGTGCTTGGTGGTATAAAAActgtcaaaactctaatttaaaTGGCTTGTACCTTAATGGTTCACATACGTCTTTTGCAGATGGTATTGAATGGCAGCATTGGAAAGGTTACTATTATTCCCTCAAGAAGACACAAATGATGATTCGACGTCGTCGTTGA